ATCGCGTCGCCGGGATCGCCGAAGGCCACCTCGCGCCCATCGACGCGGACCGTGCCCGCGTCGGCGCGCTCCATGCCGTACAGGATCGACATGAGGGTGGACTTGCCCGCGCCGTTCTCGCCCATCAGAGCGTGGATCTCGCCGCGGCGGACGGTCAGGTCGACGGCGTCGTTGGCGAGCGTGCCGGGGAACCGCTTGGTGATTCCCCGGAGCTCGACCGCGAGTTGGTCAGGCGGCTGCCGGGTCATCGACCTTCAAATCTCCGGACACGATCTGGTCGCGCAGCGCCTCGACCTTCTTCAGGACGTCCTTGTGCTTCGCGATGACGCACTTGCTGGAGTCCACCCCGTCCTCAAGACCTGTGAGGCTGATGCCGCCCTCCTTCAGGCCGTACGAGACGGTCGTGCCCTTCTTGCCGCCGAGGACCTGGTCGATGCCCTTCTCCACGGCGACGTCCGTGCGCTTGATCACGTTGTCCACGACCGTGCCGGGCGAGGAGACGCACTGGTTGACGTCGACGCCGTACGCGTACGCGCCCTTGGCCTTCGCGGCCTCGAAGACGCCGTAGTTGCCGGCCGCGGCCGCCGCCATGATCTGGTCCGTGCCCTTGGAGAGCAGGGAGTTCGCCTGCTCCTTGGCGCGCGCCGAGTCGTCGAAGGGGGACTGGCCGCCGACGAACCGCGTGGACGTGGACGTCTTGGCGGCGACCTTCTTGGCACCGGCGGCGAACGGGTCGCTGTAGCGCCGGAACTGGGGCGTGTCGAGGACGTCGACAGCGCCGACCTTGCCGCTCCTGCTGAGCAGGCCCGCCTCGGCGCCCGCGAGGTAGACACCCTCGTGCTCGCGGAAGACTGCGCAACTGACGTTCTTGAACGTCTTGGT
Above is a genomic segment from Streptomyces sp. R21 containing:
- a CDS encoding BMP family ABC transporter substrate-binding protein, with amino-acid sequence MHRRSRRTLQLTALATGTVLLATACNAAAKDSSSAGAKGSGDTSFTLVTPDSVGQNEFLKLAVDGVKSAAKAHNGTQKVYQSSDTASQQQNVQAAVDAQPDVIVLVGFEFADLVAQQAKAHPKQQFLMVDACTTKTFKNVSCAVFREHEGVYLAGAEAGLLSRSGKVGAVDVLDTPQFRRYSDPFAAGAKKVAAKTSTSTRFVGGQSPFDDSARAKEQANSLLSKGTDQIMAAAAAGNYGVFEAAKAKGAYAYGVDVNQCVSSPGTVVDNVIKRTDVAVEKGIDQVLGGKKGTTVSYGLKEGGISLTGLEDGVDSSKCVIAKHKDVLKKVEALRDQIVSGDLKVDDPAAA